In Hallerella succinigenes, the following are encoded in one genomic region:
- the nuoE gene encoding NADH-quinone oxidoreductase subunit NuoE, translating into MSHITGAIQDVANNILSYSKGPSPVEVLPGAVDQCGHANKIQKQPTWGEIAPLLETAEVKIRIADLLSRYPVAQGALLEVLWVAQDAIGWLPHEAIRWAADVCKCSAAHAYGVATFYTMYKHAPTGRFLLQFCHNISCHLRGAESMLQYARRVLDLKPGETTKDGLFTIVEVECLAACGNAPAMIVNDDFATNVENGELTLKPGECLTPERLDKILQWCRDRAAKYPKEPPREVLGGMVKGHGGHPGAPGATAKPQVSDYAPPSPVLGVNALVDDNGATLTWKGAPEFTEITVEKNTNGTWTEVGKPGVKDKQFVDPEGKIGDEYRMIAVSGTRTAKPSQVCKAKAAPPPPPPPEAPAAAPATAKKAG; encoded by the coding sequence ATGAGTCATATTACCGGTGCAATTCAGGACGTTGCGAATAACATTCTTTCTTATTCCAAAGGTCCGTCCCCAGTTGAAGTTCTTCCGGGCGCAGTGGACCAGTGCGGTCATGCGAACAAGATTCAAAAGCAGCCGACTTGGGGCGAAATCGCTCCGCTGCTCGAAACGGCTGAAGTCAAGATCCGCATCGCGGATTTGCTCTCCCGTTATCCGGTCGCGCAGGGCGCTCTTCTCGAAGTGCTCTGGGTTGCCCAGGATGCAATCGGCTGGCTTCCGCACGAAGCGATCCGTTGGGCTGCCGACGTTTGCAAATGCTCTGCGGCACACGCTTACGGCGTTGCAACGTTCTATACGATGTACAAGCACGCTCCGACGGGAAGATTCCTGTTGCAGTTCTGCCACAACATCAGCTGCCACTTGCGTGGCGCCGAAAGCATGCTTCAGTATGCACGCCGCGTGCTCGACTTGAAGCCGGGTGAAACGACCAAGGACGGCCTTTTTACGATCGTCGAAGTCGAATGCCTTGCCGCTTGCGGTAACGCTCCGGCGATGATTGTGAACGACGACTTTGCAACGAACGTCGAAAACGGCGAATTGACTTTGAAACCGGGTGAATGCCTCACTCCGGAACGTCTCGACAAGATTCTGCAGTGGTGCAGAGATCGTGCTGCCAAGTATCCAAAGGAACCTCCGCGTGAAGTTCTCGGCGGCATGGTAAAGGGCCACGGCGGGCACCCGGGTGCTCCGGGCGCAACGGCAAAGCCGCAGGTTTCCGATTACGCCCCGCCTTCTCCGGTGCTCGGCGTAAATGCTCTCGTCGACGACAATGGCGCTACCCTCACTTGGAAGGGCGCTCCTGAATTTACGGAAATCACCGTAGAAAAGAATACGAACGGAACCTGGACCGAAGTGGGTAAGCCGGGTGTCAAAGACAAACAGTTCGTGGATCCCGAAGGTAAGATCGGGGATGAATACCGCATGATTGCGGTCAGCGGAACTCGCACTGCCAAGCCGTCCCAGGTTTGCAAGGCGAAGGCTGCGCCTCCTCCCCCTCCTCCACCGGAAGCTCCTGCAGCAGCTCCTGCAACAGCAAAGAAGGCGGGTTAA
- a CDS encoding replication-associated recombination protein A, with the protein MNDANTRPLAERLRPTSLDEFLGQNKILGESSMLRQSIEADTVPSMIFWGPPGCGKTSLANVIHLNTQKRFVALSAVESGVKDVKAVLAEAKTYQNLGKGTILFIDEIHRFNKSQQDALLKAVEDGTVTLIGATTENPGFEVNSALLSRCQLILFGPLSTEDLSHLAKLALKEHPRGMQLSDVEISDETLLKLVSQADGDARFLLNQVEWIAKNLNGKKVIDAKLLDAIQYKKPLRYDKSNEEHYNLISALHKSVRGSDPDAAVYWLHRMIQGGEDPRFIIRRLMRMAMEDIGLADPNALLLATAARQAFDFMGVPEGLIGLDEVAIYLALAPKSNSVELAGMKADAVIKKTGTLPVPRAFRNSVTKVGEQLGYGNGYMYDHDSPGAYSAQEHLPKELVGTEIYSPTEYGREKKLAERLAELKAIKASKVSDK; encoded by the coding sequence ATGAACGATGCAAACACAAGACCGCTCGCTGAACGTTTACGTCCAACATCCCTGGATGAATTCCTGGGACAAAATAAGATTTTGGGCGAAAGCAGCATGCTCCGCCAGAGCATTGAAGCGGACACGGTTCCAAGCATGATCTTTTGGGGACCTCCGGGCTGCGGAAAGACGAGCCTCGCAAACGTCATCCATCTGAACACTCAAAAGCGCTTCGTCGCCCTTTCCGCCGTGGAATCCGGTGTGAAAGATGTGAAGGCGGTTCTTGCAGAAGCGAAGACCTACCAGAACCTCGGCAAAGGTACGATTCTTTTTATCGATGAAATTCACCGTTTCAACAAGAGTCAGCAGGACGCTTTGCTGAAAGCGGTGGAAGACGGTACGGTGACGCTGATCGGCGCGACGACCGAAAACCCGGGATTCGAAGTGAATTCCGCTCTCCTTTCCCGATGCCAGCTGATTCTCTTTGGACCCCTTTCAACAGAAGATCTGTCGCATTTGGCAAAGCTCGCCCTTAAGGAACACCCCCGCGGAATGCAGCTTTCGGATGTGGAAATTTCGGACGAAACGCTTTTGAAGCTCGTTTCGCAGGCAGACGGCGACGCACGCTTTTTGCTGAACCAGGTCGAATGGATTGCGAAGAACCTGAACGGTAAAAAAGTCATCGACGCCAAGCTTTTGGACGCGATCCAGTACAAGAAACCTCTCCGTTACGACAAGTCGAACGAAGAACATTACAACCTGATTTCTGCATTGCACAAGTCGGTCCGCGGAAGCGATCCCGATGCCGCCGTTTACTGGTTGCACCGCATGATTCAAGGCGGCGAAGACCCGCGTTTTATCATTCGCCGTTTGATGCGCATGGCGATGGAAGACATCGGGCTTGCCGATCCAAACGCCCTGCTCCTTGCGACCGCCGCGCGACAGGCCTTTGACTTTATGGGCGTCCCGGAAGGCTTGATAGGCCTTGACGAAGTGGCGATTTACCTCGCTCTCGCCCCCAAGAGCAACAGCGTGGAACTCGCCGGCATGAAAGCGGACGCGGTGATTAAAAAGACAGGTACGCTACCCGTCCCCCGCGCATTCCGCAATTCCGTGACAAAAGTCGGCGAACAGCTCGGCTACGGAAACGGCTACATGTACGATCACGACAGTCCAGGCGCCTATTCCGCCCAGGAACATTTGCCGAAGGAACTCGTCGGCACGGAAATCTACAGCCCGACCGAATACGGCAGGGAAAAGAAGCTCGCCGAACGCCTCGCGGAGCTGAAAGCGATCAAGGCTTCGAAAGTTTCTGACAAGTAA
- a CDS encoding NADH-quinone oxidoreductase subunit B: MAVEAQEANFFTTKLDFIVNWGRKNSLWPFPYGTACCAIEFMSTETSPYDLSRIGSEYVRFTPRQSDVLAVQGTITYKQAPILKRIYEQLAEPKWVIAMGACATSGGVYDCYCTVPGIDNIIPVDVYIGGCPSRPEAFFDAMFEIQKKVSDESYMAKRKERLKEQWELLQAKTAQAKQELSEYSRAKVLELKEKAECLKNTAIRKAEFWKENP, from the coding sequence ATGGCAGTTGAAGCCCAAGAAGCCAATTTCTTCACAACGAAACTTGACTTCATAGTCAACTGGGGACGTAAAAATTCCCTGTGGCCGTTTCCTTACGGAACGGCGTGTTGCGCTATTGAATTCATGAGTACAGAAACAAGCCCCTACGACCTTTCGCGTATCGGCTCTGAATACGTCCGCTTTACGCCGCGTCAGTCCGACGTCTTGGCCGTTCAGGGGACGATTACTTACAAACAGGCTCCGATTCTGAAGCGTATTTACGAACAGCTCGCTGAACCGAAGTGGGTGATTGCGATGGGTGCCTGTGCAACGTCCGGCGGTGTATACGACTGCTACTGCACAGTCCCGGGTATCGATAACATTATTCCGGTCGATGTTTATATCGGCGGCTGCCCGAGCCGTCCGGAAGCCTTCTTCGATGCGATGTTCGAAATCCAGAAGAAGGTTTCGGATGAATCCTACATGGCAAAACGTAAGGAACGCCTGAAGGAACAGTGGGAACTGCTCCAGGCGAAGACCGCTCAGGCGAAGCAGGAGCTTTCGGAATACTCCCGTGCAAAGGTATTGGAGCTCAAGGAAAAGGCGGAATGCTTAAAGAATACCGCTATCCGCAAAGCGGAATTTTGGAAGGAGAATCCGTAA
- the nuoF gene encoding NADH-quinone oxidoreductase subunit NuoF produces MQDSMKVCTGNFGKHAQSIDAYKKLGGYSTISKSLFEMSQFEVIDRVQRAGLRGRGGAGFPTGMKWSFVPRNTGKPVYIVVNADEGEGGTYKDHFLLLEDPHRLIEGLIIAGWALGARTAYIYARGEFLPCIESVNKALNEAYAAGYLGENIMGTKFSFDIFVHRGAGAYICGEETALINSLEGQKGQPRLKPPFPAVAGAWASPTCVNNVETIMSLPWIFSHPVEEYTKMGTPRAHGTKVFCVSGDVKRPGLYEAPLGTPLMEMLTSEEYCQGIIGNLKGVIPGGSSCPPLLPEECQNATLDYECMASLKTMFGSGAIIVFNDTHNAVDILDVLGHFYSHESCGQCTPCREGTGFAKRVLDAIMRGEGHDGDIELLQGISAGFGGTTICPLSISLGGPLNVYTRKYRADFEEYIAKNPNHAEPRLRPTVRLGAYW; encoded by the coding sequence ATGCAAGATTCGATGAAGGTTTGCACTGGAAACTTTGGAAAGCACGCTCAGAGCATCGACGCTTACAAGAAGCTCGGCGGCTATTCCACCATTTCCAAGTCTCTGTTCGAAATGTCTCAGTTCGAAGTGATTGATCGCGTTCAGCGCGCCGGTCTCCGCGGACGTGGCGGTGCGGGATTCCCGACCGGCATGAAGTGGAGCTTCGTTCCGCGTAACACGGGCAAGCCTGTGTATATCGTGGTGAACGCTGACGAAGGCGAAGGCGGTACGTACAAGGATCACTTCCTTCTGTTGGAAGATCCGCACCGCTTGATCGAAGGTTTGATTATTGCGGGCTGGGCTCTCGGCGCTCGTACGGCTTATATCTATGCACGTGGTGAATTCCTCCCGTGCATCGAAAGCGTGAACAAGGCTTTGAATGAAGCTTATGCTGCCGGTTATCTCGGTGAAAACATCATGGGTACGAAGTTCAGCTTCGATATCTTTGTGCACCGTGGCGCTGGCGCTTACATTTGCGGTGAAGAAACCGCTCTGATCAACTCGCTCGAAGGTCAAAAGGGCCAGCCGCGTTTGAAGCCTCCTTTCCCGGCGGTCGCTGGCGCCTGGGCTTCTCCGACCTGCGTGAACAACGTGGAAACGATCATGTCGCTTCCGTGGATTTTCTCCCATCCGGTGGAAGAATACACGAAGATGGGCACTCCGCGTGCTCACGGTACAAAGGTGTTCTGCGTTTCCGGTGACGTGAAACGTCCGGGCCTTTATGAAGCGCCTCTCGGTACGCCGCTTATGGAAATGCTCACGAGCGAAGAATACTGTCAGGGAATTATCGGTAACCTGAAGGGTGTGATTCCGGGTGGTTCATCCTGCCCGCCGCTCCTTCCCGAAGAATGCCAGAATGCAACTCTCGACTACGAATGTATGGCCTCTTTGAAGACCATGTTCGGTTCGGGTGCAATTATCGTGTTCAACGATACGCATAACGCGGTCGACATTCTGGATGTCCTCGGTCATTTCTATTCACATGAATCCTGTGGTCAGTGCACGCCGTGCCGTGAAGGTACAGGCTTTGCCAAGCGCGTTCTCGATGCGATCATGCGCGGCGAAGGTCATGATGGGGATATCGAACTGTTGCAGGGAATTTCCGCTGGTTTCGGCGGAACGACTATCTGTCCGCTTTCGATTTCTCTCGGTGGCCCGCTGAATGTTTACACGAGAAAGTATCGTGCTGACTTTGAGGAATATATCGCGAAGAACCCGAATCATGCGGAACCCCGCTTGAGACCGACCGTTCGTCTGGGAGCATACTGGTAA
- a CDS encoding NADH-quinone oxidoreductase subunit C — protein sequence MATSLDNVKEPIVATPEARQAFEEAALKALEKFGAVRSEKNPWGLTVVVDRCNLHATVLAIRDELGLDMLMDVVGIDYLGFKDYVGPRFAVEYVFKSVYEPAKRMMVKVLVEEADLKVPTISDLYAIANWQEREVYDQYGVIFEGHPDLRRILNHVEFVGHPLRKDYPAHRRQWLSTNDYLYPTLEKRLESKGYRILERPEEINPSEEEYLQGSIKK from the coding sequence ATGGCCACATCTCTAGACAACGTGAAAGAGCCGATCGTCGCGACTCCGGAAGCTCGTCAGGCTTTCGAAGAAGCTGCGCTCAAGGCTCTCGAAAAGTTCGGAGCCGTTCGGTCTGAAAAGAATCCGTGGGGACTGACGGTAGTGGTGGACCGTTGCAATTTGCATGCGACGGTGCTTGCTATTCGTGACGAACTCGGACTTGACATGCTGATGGATGTCGTCGGCATCGACTATCTCGGTTTTAAGGATTATGTCGGACCTCGCTTTGCGGTCGAATACGTTTTCAAGAGCGTTTACGAACCAGCCAAGCGCATGATGGTCAAGGTTCTTGTCGAAGAAGCCGACCTGAAGGTCCCGACGATTTCGGATCTTTACGCCATTGCCAACTGGCAGGAACGTGAAGTTTACGACCAGTACGGCGTGATCTTTGAAGGTCATCCGGACCTGCGCCGTATTTTGAACCACGTAGAATTCGTGGGCCATCCGCTCCGCAAGGACTACCCGGCTCACCGTCGTCAATGGCTCTCGACGAACGACTACCTGTATCCGACTTTGGAAAAACGTTTGGAGTCCAAGGGCTACCGTATTCTCGAGCGCCCGGAAGAAATCAATCCGTCTGAAGAAGAATATCTGCAAGGGAGTATTAAAAAATGA
- a CDS encoding glycosyl hydrolase family 28-related protein has product MRAFLTFTLFWIWTSSAFAQVFLNVQDFGGFPNDGASDDVALQSAFEEAAKQNAQGVFLPAGRWQFEKPIYVPRGLTLKGTYTRPHIAERADLEGAGTTIECYVGRAADIDKEPWKYESCVTLLGSATLDGVNLVYPEQADVWNPVPYSWTVFCNNDYDENHQVREISHCAVVNTTLVNSYAGIFMRWSANDHFISGVNMSVFKKGMVLDGITSLGVIQNVNIHNQYSWPFYGIKASDHAKAELLAKQNLENMTGIEFHRADWGWLNQVFIIYANKGFVFEKSMTAADSSQWEFGTRALPSFDISNSGCDLCNVAVEANFVNTGVGVNFSNSNLLGRVILGDSCYGSLRFTNAFFSFGVTGADVEKDQFTVGKHATLQIVNSEVLNFPEGISKEAPWRGKIFNVRGVLQLSNTVFAVPDTGRYDARTFEHLIVQGSGLATVQNVIFRGPEFRFSTKEKGRVRASMIGHREISEEMPYNPPR; this is encoded by the coding sequence ATGCGCGCCTTTTTGACCTTTACCCTGTTCTGGATTTGGACTTCGAGTGCTTTCGCTCAAGTGTTTTTGAACGTGCAGGATTTTGGCGGATTCCCGAATGACGGAGCTTCGGATGATGTCGCTTTGCAAAGCGCGTTTGAAGAAGCGGCGAAGCAGAATGCGCAGGGGGTCTTTTTGCCGGCGGGCCGTTGGCAATTTGAAAAGCCGATCTATGTGCCGCGCGGTTTGACTCTTAAGGGGACATATACGCGTCCGCATATCGCGGAACGTGCGGATTTGGAAGGTGCCGGCACGACAATCGAATGTTACGTAGGGCGTGCCGCAGATATCGACAAGGAACCTTGGAAGTATGAATCCTGCGTGACCCTTTTAGGTTCGGCGACTCTCGACGGGGTGAACCTCGTTTACCCGGAGCAGGCGGACGTTTGGAATCCGGTGCCGTATTCCTGGACTGTTTTTTGCAACAACGATTACGATGAAAACCACCAGGTACGGGAGATTTCCCATTGCGCGGTCGTGAATACGACTCTGGTGAATTCTTATGCGGGCATCTTTATGCGCTGGAGTGCGAACGACCATTTTATCAGCGGCGTGAACATGTCTGTATTTAAAAAGGGAATGGTTCTCGACGGCATTACATCGCTCGGGGTGATTCAGAATGTGAATATTCACAATCAGTACAGCTGGCCGTTCTACGGGATAAAGGCTTCGGACCATGCGAAGGCGGAACTCCTTGCTAAACAGAACCTCGAAAATATGACGGGCATTGAATTTCACAGGGCCGATTGGGGCTGGCTGAATCAGGTGTTTATTATCTATGCGAACAAAGGCTTTGTCTTTGAAAAATCCATGACCGCAGCGGATTCTTCGCAGTGGGAGTTCGGCACTCGGGCGCTGCCCTCGTTCGATATTTCGAACAGCGGCTGTGACCTTTGCAATGTAGCTGTCGAAGCGAATTTTGTGAACACGGGCGTCGGGGTTAATTTTTCAAACAGCAACTTGCTCGGACGCGTGATTCTCGGCGACAGCTGTTACGGATCGCTTCGCTTTACAAATGCTTTCTTTAGTTTTGGCGTGACCGGTGCGGACGTAGAAAAGGACCAGTTCACGGTGGGGAAGCATGCGACGCTCCAAATTGTAAATTCCGAAGTGCTGAACTTTCCGGAAGGAATTTCGAAAGAAGCTCCGTGGCGCGGAAAAATCTTTAACGTCCGTGGCGTTTTGCAGCTCAGCAACACCGTCTTTGCTGTTCCCGACACGGGCCGTTACGACGCCCGTACTTTTGAACATTTGATCGTTCAAGGCTCGGGTCTTGCGACTGTGCAAAACGTGATTTTCCGCGGACCGGAATTCCGCTTTTCGACCAAAGAAAAAGGACGCGTGAGGGCGTCCATGATCGGACATCGGGAAATCTCAGAGGAAATGCCCTACAATCCTCCGAGGTAA
- a CDS encoding NADH-quinone oxidoreductase subunit D: MKVLTPEGEEKNLMVLNIGPSHGATHGCLRYITALDGENIAASVGEIGYLHRGFEKMAERGTWQQVLPLTDRLDYCSAMMNNFAYCRAVEKMLGIEIPERAKVIRVIVNELSRIADHFICDAAAAQDLGSTTGFFYLFDSREQTMRIWEKLTGARLTNSYGRIGGLYRDTYEGFEEDVLAVCKTVEKNLHDVHACFDRNRIFLDRTVNVGCMTPEKAISYGWTGPCLRATGVASDVRKDEPYWDYETYDWNVVTGTRGDVYDRLMVRLAEAEESLKIIRQALKRLAPGPVSVEDPRVRVPSHERVYQDMEALAGRFKSVFEGIRVPAGEYYCGTETANGELGFTLVSDGSGHPWRVKVRPPCFTQFAAFHELVEGGMIADSIACLSSINIIAGELDR, from the coding sequence ATGAAAGTGCTGACTCCTGAAGGCGAAGAAAAGAATTTGATGGTGTTGAACATCGGTCCGTCGCATGGTGCGACGCACGGATGCTTGCGCTACATTACGGCTTTGGACGGTGAAAACATCGCTGCTTCTGTCGGTGAAATCGGTTACTTGCACCGCGGCTTTGAAAAGATGGCGGAACGCGGAACCTGGCAACAGGTTTTGCCGCTTACCGACCGCTTGGACTATTGCTCCGCGATGATGAACAACTTCGCGTACTGCCGTGCTGTGGAAAAGATGCTCGGCATCGAAATCCCGGAACGTGCAAAGGTTATCCGCGTGATTGTGAACGAACTTTCCCGTATCGCGGATCACTTTATTTGTGACGCTGCTGCGGCCCAGGACTTGGGCTCGACGACGGGCTTCTTTTACTTGTTCGATTCCCGTGAACAGACGATGCGCATTTGGGAAAAATTGACCGGCGCTCGTCTCACGAACAGCTACGGCCGTATCGGCGGACTTTATCGCGACACTTACGAAGGCTTTGAAGAAGATGTTCTCGCGGTTTGCAAGACGGTCGAGAAGAACCTGCACGATGTGCACGCTTGCTTTGACCGCAACCGTATCTTCCTCGATCGTACGGTGAACGTCGGCTGCATGACGCCGGAAAAGGCGATCAGCTACGGCTGGACGGGACCATGCCTTCGTGCAACGGGCGTCGCCAGTGATGTTCGCAAGGACGAACCGTATTGGGATTATGAAACTTATGACTGGAACGTGGTGACCGGTACCCGTGGTGACGTCTATGACCGCCTTATGGTCCGTCTCGCCGAAGCGGAAGAATCTTTGAAGATCATTCGCCAGGCTCTGAAGCGTCTTGCTCCGGGTCCTGTGAGTGTCGAAGATCCGCGCGTGCGCGTTCCGTCTCATGAACGTGTTTATCAAGACATGGAAGCTTTGGCTGGCCGCTTCAAGAGTGTCTTCGAAGGCATTCGCGTTCCGGCGGGTGAATATTACTGCGGAACGGAAACGGCTAACGGCGAACTCGGCTTCACCCTCGTTTCGGATGGCTCGGGTCATCCTTGGCGTGTGAAGGTGCGTCCGCCTTGCTTTACGCAGTTCGCTGCGTTCCATGAACTCGTGGAAGGCGGCATGATTGCAGACTCGATTGCATGCCTTTCGAGCATCAACATTATCGCGGGAGAATTGGACAGATGA